In Streptomyces sp. NBC_01381, a genomic segment contains:
- a CDS encoding SHOCT domain-containing protein, which produces MDDYPLLDVFLTMLWFFLWIMWLFLLFKVVADIFRDHELNGWWKAVWLVFCIVLPYLGVLVYIIARGKGMGRRDVEQAKASEAAFKDYVRKAAGSAEGDGKASHVDELAKLADLKEKGALSEDEFQAAKQKLLA; this is translated from the coding sequence ATGGACGATTACCCGCTCCTCGACGTCTTCCTGACCATGCTCTGGTTCTTCCTCTGGATCATGTGGCTCTTCCTGCTGTTCAAGGTCGTCGCCGACATCTTCCGGGACCACGAACTGAACGGCTGGTGGAAGGCGGTCTGGCTGGTCTTCTGCATCGTGCTGCCGTATCTGGGCGTACTGGTCTACATCATTGCCCGCGGCAAGGGCATGGGCCGCAGAGACGTCGAGCAGGCCAAGGCATCGGAAGCGGCCTTCAAGGACTACGTCCGCAAGGCGGCCGGCAGTGCCGAGGGCGACGGCAAGGCGAGCCACGTCGACGAGCTGGCCAAGCTCGCCGATCTGAAGGAGAAGGGCGCCCTCAGCGAGGACGAGTTCCAGGCGGCCAAGCAGAAACTGCTCGCCTGA
- a CDS encoding serine hydrolase, translating to MRRTHSRRLFAAALLVASVLAPMAATPATTATADNLAGAAVRDKAAGHDQNDCPPDKRLGRGLTARLDKAIAGVRKEAGIPGVAVGLWMPGKGCYVRATGVADKHTRQPMSTDLYSRIGSETKTFTVTALLELVDDGKIGLDDPIARYVHGVPNGHRITLRHLAEMRSGLYPYTDDKDFVHDLLSDPSRSFTPHEVLAYGFKHHNTFKPGTKFQYSNSNLVLLGKVIEKVTGQRAADVINERVLHPAHLDHTLFPDGAEFPEPHAHGYTNQTLSGKVADSTHWNPSWAWTAGAMISNMHDLRRWAKVVATGTLLSPETQKQRLKMLPTGYPGTNYGLGIFSSGGWIGHNGSIPGYESVTVHLPSKKATLVVLINTDITHEGQEPSSLVARAITEIVTPDNTYDRPLPLR from the coding sequence ATGCGACGTACTCACTCCCGACGCCTGTTCGCAGCCGCGCTGCTCGTGGCGTCCGTACTGGCCCCGATGGCGGCGACCCCAGCCACGACCGCGACGGCGGACAACCTCGCGGGCGCCGCCGTACGCGACAAGGCCGCCGGGCACGACCAGAACGACTGCCCGCCGGACAAGCGCCTGGGCCGCGGCCTGACCGCCCGCCTCGACAAGGCCATCGCGGGCGTCCGCAAGGAGGCCGGCATCCCCGGTGTCGCCGTCGGGCTGTGGATGCCGGGCAAGGGCTGCTACGTCCGCGCGACCGGTGTCGCCGACAAGCACACCCGCCAACCGATGAGCACCGACCTCTACTCGCGGATCGGCAGCGAGACCAAGACCTTCACGGTCACGGCGCTGCTGGAGCTCGTCGACGACGGGAAGATCGGCCTCGACGACCCGATCGCCCGCTACGTCCACGGCGTCCCGAACGGCCACCGGATCACGCTGCGCCACCTCGCCGAGATGCGCAGCGGCCTGTACCCGTACACGGACGACAAGGACTTCGTGCACGACCTGCTGAGCGACCCGAGCCGCTCGTTCACCCCGCACGAGGTCCTCGCGTACGGCTTCAAGCACCACAACACCTTCAAGCCGGGCACCAAGTTCCAGTACTCCAACAGCAACTTGGTCCTCCTCGGCAAGGTGATCGAGAAGGTGACCGGCCAACGCGCCGCCGACGTCATCAACGAGCGGGTGCTCCACCCGGCCCACCTCGACCACACGCTGTTCCCCGACGGCGCCGAGTTCCCCGAGCCGCACGCGCACGGCTACACGAACCAGACGCTGAGCGGCAAGGTCGCGGACTCCACGCACTGGAACCCGAGTTGGGCCTGGACGGCCGGGGCGATGATCTCGAACATGCACGACCTGCGCCGCTGGGCCAAGGTCGTGGCCACCGGGACGCTGCTCAGCCCGGAGACCCAGAAGCAACGCCTCAAGATGCTGCCGACCGGCTACCCCGGCACGAACTACGGCCTCGGCATCTTCTCGAGCGGCGGCTGGATCGGCCACAACGGCTCGATCCCGGGCTACGAGAGCGTGACGGTCCATCTCCCCTCGAAGAAAGCGACGTTGGTGGTGCTGATCAACACCGACATCACCCACGAAGGCCAGGAACCGTCCTCACTGGTGGCCCGAGCCATCACAGAGATCGTGACCCCCGACAACACCTACGACCGCCCGCTCCCGCTGCGCTAG
- a CDS encoding TetR/AcrR family transcriptional regulator, with protein sequence MAYRKTPAELRRLEAAREHLIACATSVVAEVGWSQASVTAVADSAGIAAGSVYQHFPSKAALAVEVFRRAAGREVEVLGEVLHGPGDPVERLVRGVEVFARRALENRGLAYALLAAPAEPAVGAERLDFRRRYRALWAEVVREGIASGQLPAQDGEITAAALTGAIGEVLVDPLGTPDEKATDELLTELTATALRCAGAVPAAVPAADPAG encoded by the coding sequence ATGGCCTACCGCAAGACCCCTGCCGAGCTCCGTCGGCTCGAAGCCGCCCGGGAGCACCTGATCGCCTGCGCCACCTCCGTCGTCGCCGAGGTGGGCTGGTCACAGGCGTCCGTGACCGCCGTCGCCGACTCGGCCGGCATCGCGGCCGGCTCGGTCTACCAGCACTTCCCGTCCAAGGCCGCGCTCGCCGTCGAGGTGTTCCGGCGGGCCGCGGGACGCGAGGTGGAGGTGCTCGGCGAGGTGCTGCACGGCCCCGGCGACCCGGTCGAGCGCCTCGTCCGCGGCGTCGAGGTGTTCGCACGGCGCGCCCTGGAGAACCGCGGCCTCGCCTACGCCCTGCTCGCCGCCCCCGCCGAACCGGCGGTCGGCGCCGAGCGCCTCGACTTCCGCCGCCGCTACCGCGCGCTGTGGGCCGAGGTGGTGCGAGAGGGCATCGCAAGCGGCCAACTGCCCGCCCAGGACGGCGAGATCACCGCGGCCGCGCTCACCGGCGCGATCGGCGAGGTCCTCGTCGACCCGCTCGGCACCCCGGACGAGAAGGCCACCGACGAACTGCTCACCGAACTCACGGCCACGGCGCTGCGCTGCGCGGGCGCCGTTCCGGCCGCCGTTCCGGCCGCTGATCCGGCCGGCTGA
- a CDS encoding cation:proton antiporter, with the protein MDYPGTLILIMAVAVLAPLLAYGAGRWVRIPLVIFEIVLGILIGPDVLGWAHQDDLIEVLSELGLCMLIFLAGYEIEFAAIRGDTLRRSVWAWGFSLGLGLGIALALSGLDLSKSVVIGTALTSTALGTVLPILRDSGDLRGRFGTVMMAFGAVGEFGPIIAMAVLLSGRDPGVSTVVLAAFAVITAAAIYWALRPHPPWFAQIIRTTLHTSGQFAVRFVMLLLVAMLALSHAFGLDVLLGAFAAGLLTRLVFQGAAPESGDEVLGKVEAMGFGFLVPLFFIVTGINFDLASLLDGGRALLLLPVFLLLFLVVRGLPAYALAPRDLNPADRRALTLYSSTCLPLVVAITTIGLDEKVLEKGEAAALVGAAMVSVLVFPLLALRVRAKEGKATTREGPASESEAW; encoded by the coding sequence ATGGACTATCCCGGAACCCTCATCCTGATCATGGCCGTCGCCGTCCTCGCGCCCCTCCTCGCGTACGGCGCCGGCCGCTGGGTCCGCATCCCCCTGGTCATCTTCGAGATCGTGCTCGGGATCCTCATCGGCCCCGACGTACTCGGCTGGGCGCATCAGGACGATCTCATCGAGGTGCTCTCGGAGCTCGGCCTCTGCATGCTCATCTTCCTCGCCGGGTACGAGATCGAGTTCGCGGCGATCCGCGGCGACACCCTGCGCCGCTCCGTCTGGGCCTGGGGGTTCTCCCTCGGCCTCGGCCTCGGCATCGCACTGGCCCTCTCCGGCCTCGACCTCTCCAAGAGCGTGGTCATCGGCACCGCCCTCACCAGCACGGCCCTCGGCACCGTCCTGCCGATCCTGCGCGACAGCGGCGATCTGCGCGGCCGCTTCGGCACCGTGATGATGGCCTTCGGCGCGGTCGGCGAGTTCGGGCCGATCATCGCCATGGCGGTGCTGCTCAGCGGCCGCGACCCGGGAGTGTCCACCGTGGTCCTCGCCGCCTTCGCGGTCATCACGGCGGCGGCGATCTACTGGGCGCTTCGCCCCCACCCGCCGTGGTTCGCCCAGATCATCCGTACGACGCTGCACACCAGCGGCCAGTTCGCCGTCCGCTTCGTGATGCTGCTGCTCGTCGCGATGCTCGCCCTGTCGCACGCGTTCGGCCTCGACGTGCTGCTCGGCGCGTTCGCCGCGGGTCTGCTGACCCGGCTCGTCTTCCAGGGGGCCGCCCCCGAGAGCGGCGATGAGGTCCTCGGCAAGGTGGAGGCGATGGGATTCGGCTTCCTCGTCCCGCTGTTCTTCATCGTCACCGGCATCAACTTCGACCTCGCCTCACTGCTCGACGGCGGCCGCGCCCTCCTGCTGCTCCCGGTCTTCCTGCTCCTGTTCCTCGTCGTACGAGGACTTCCGGCGTACGCACTGGCACCGCGCGACCTGAACCCCGCCGACCGCAGGGCGCTGACCCTGTACTCCTCGACCTGTCTGCCGCTCGTCGTGGCCATCACCACGATCGGCCTGGACGAGAAGGTCCTGGAGAAGGGCGAGGCGGCCGCCCTGGTGGGCGCCGCCATGGTCTCCGTCCTGGTCTTCCCGCTGCTCGCCCTGCGGGTACGCGCCAAGGAGGGCAAGGCCACGACCCGGGAGGGGCCCGCTTCGGAGTCGGAGGCGTGGTGA